In Oryza sativa Japonica Group chromosome 3, ASM3414082v1, one DNA window encodes the following:
- the LOC4333089 gene encoding putative ubiquitin-like-specific protease 1B isoform X2 yields the protein MSPSATSPPNRPHRKRRAGAGGGGADDGSTRRRGRSAVLLGPTHFPAVRSFGLRLALVVAPAPRHRRKQRPLHYACRPTSLPCRRRRRLRSIISLLHLPILRPFYLRYILAAAASGPCRCRRKESLVGMGNYISRVLRKSSSDRGKAPPADDTAKQDLCEVFTPLTNEEESEVNNILYGSDQSKKIIVMHGPSNIDITKEKIWCLRTCNWLNDEVINLYLELLKERAQREPKRFLKCHFFNTFFYKKLACGKTGYDYQSVRRWTTLNRLGYGLVECEKIFIPIHRNVHWCLAIINMKDKTFQYLDSFGGMDHAVLRILVDTSSWLKISSDSCPLQQNGWDCGMFMLKFIDFHSRGIGLCFTQEHMDYFRKRTAKEILRLRAD from the exons ATGTCCCCctccgccacctcgccgccgaatCGCCCACACCGCAAGCGCCGCGCCGgtgccggtggcggtggcgctgaCGACGGCtcgacccgccgccgcggccgcagcGCTGTCCTCCTCGGCCCCACCCACTTCCCCGCCGTTCGCTCCTtcggcctccgcctcgccctcgTCGTCGCCCCAGCCCCACGTCACCGCCGCAAGCAGCGCCCGCTCCACTACGCCTGCCGCCCCACCTCCCttccctgtcgccgccgccgtcgcctccgcagtatcatctccctcctccacctccccatCCTCCGCCCGTTCTACCTCCGCTACATCCTCGCGGCAGCCGCATCAGgcccctgccgctgccgccggaagGAATCCCTGGTAGGCATGGGAAACTACATCTCGCGGGTGCTCCGGAAGAGCTCTAGTGACCGTGGTAAGGCGCCGCCAGCCGACGATACAGCCAAGCAG GATCTATGTGAAGTTTTTACACCTCTGACAAATGAAGAAGAAAGTGAAGTAAACAACATTTTGTATGGCAGTGATCAAAG TAAGAAAATAATAGTGATGCATGGACCTTCCAATATTGATATTACTAAAGAGAAAATCTGGTGCTTGAGAACTTGTAATTGGTTAAATGATGAG GTCATTAATTTGTACCTTGAATTGTTAAAGGAGAGGGCGCAAAGAGAACCAAAAAGATTTTTGAAATGCCACTTCTTCAATAcattcttttataagaag CTTGCTTGTGGAAAAACTGGTTATGACTATCAATCTGTAAGAAGATGGACAACCCTCAATAGATTGGGCTATGGGCTTGTTGAGTGTGAGAAA ATCTTTATTCCAATACATAGAAATGTGCATTGGTGCCTTGCGATAATAAACATGAAGGATAAAACTTTTCAATACCTTGATTCTTTTGGCGGCATGGACCATGCTGTGCTGAGAATACTG GTAGACACCAGTTCATGGCTGAAAATATCATCAGATTCTTGTCCTTTGCAGCAGAATGG GTGGGATTGTGGTATGTTTATGCTTAAGTTCATTGATTTCCACAGTAGAGGTATTGGCCTATGCTTTACTCAG GAACATATGGATTACTTTAGGAAACGAACAGCGAAGGAGATACTGAGATTGAGAGCTGACTGA
- the LOC4333089 gene encoding putative ubiquitin-like-specific protease 1B isoform X1, translating to MSPSATSPPNRPHRKRRAGAGGGGADDGSTRRRGRSAVLLGPTHFPAVRSFGLRLALVVAPAPRHRRKQRPLHYACRPTSLPCRRRRRLRSIISLLHLPILRPFYLRYILAAAASGPCRCRRKESLVGMGNYISRVLRKSSSDRGKAPPADDTAKQDLCEVFTPLTNEEESEVNNILYGSDQSKKIIVMHGPSNIDITKEKIWCLRTCNWLNDEVINLYLELLKERAQREPKRFLKCHFFNTFFYKKLACGKTGYDYQSVRRWTTLNRLGYGLVECEKIFIPIHRNVHWCLAIINMKDKTFQYLDSFGGMDHAVLRILARYIRDELNDKSNIQVDTSSWLKISSDSCPLQQNGWDCGMFMLKFIDFHSRGIGLCFTQEHMDYFRKRTAKEILRLRAD from the exons ATGTCCCCctccgccacctcgccgccgaatCGCCCACACCGCAAGCGCCGCGCCGgtgccggtggcggtggcgctgaCGACGGCtcgacccgccgccgcggccgcagcGCTGTCCTCCTCGGCCCCACCCACTTCCCCGCCGTTCGCTCCTtcggcctccgcctcgccctcgTCGTCGCCCCAGCCCCACGTCACCGCCGCAAGCAGCGCCCGCTCCACTACGCCTGCCGCCCCACCTCCCttccctgtcgccgccgccgtcgcctccgcagtatcatctccctcctccacctccccatCCTCCGCCCGTTCTACCTCCGCTACATCCTCGCGGCAGCCGCATCAGgcccctgccgctgccgccggaagGAATCCCTGGTAGGCATGGGAAACTACATCTCGCGGGTGCTCCGGAAGAGCTCTAGTGACCGTGGTAAGGCGCCGCCAGCCGACGATACAGCCAAGCAG GATCTATGTGAAGTTTTTACACCTCTGACAAATGAAGAAGAAAGTGAAGTAAACAACATTTTGTATGGCAGTGATCAAAG TAAGAAAATAATAGTGATGCATGGACCTTCCAATATTGATATTACTAAAGAGAAAATCTGGTGCTTGAGAACTTGTAATTGGTTAAATGATGAG GTCATTAATTTGTACCTTGAATTGTTAAAGGAGAGGGCGCAAAGAGAACCAAAAAGATTTTTGAAATGCCACTTCTTCAATAcattcttttataagaag CTTGCTTGTGGAAAAACTGGTTATGACTATCAATCTGTAAGAAGATGGACAACCCTCAATAGATTGGGCTATGGGCTTGTTGAGTGTGAGAAA ATCTTTATTCCAATACATAGAAATGTGCATTGGTGCCTTGCGATAATAAACATGAAGGATAAAACTTTTCAATACCTTGATTCTTTTGGCGGCATGGACCATGCTGTGCTGAGAATACTG GCTAGATATATCAGGGATGAATTGAATGACAAGAGTAACATACAGGTAGACACCAGTTCATGGCTGAAAATATCATCAGATTCTTGTCCTTTGCAGCAGAATGG GTGGGATTGTGGTATGTTTATGCTTAAGTTCATTGATTTCCACAGTAGAGGTATTGGCCTATGCTTTACTCAG GAACATATGGATTACTTTAGGAAACGAACAGCGAAGGAGATACTGAGATTGAGAGCTGACTGA